The Candidatus Desulfofervidus auxilii genomic sequence AGTAGAAAAAAGAGTATTAGAAAGGATGAAAAAAGGAGAATCATGGTCTTTGCGAATTTCCTCTAATATTACTTTTCTTTCTTGTTCTAATTCATTTTCTTCAAAAGTGGCATTTTTTACCATGTCTATTAATATATTTAAACCTATTTGCCATTTTTCAGATGGCATTACAACATGATAAACAGTGTAATCAAAACTTGTATATGCATTAATACTACCACCATGTCCTTCAATAATTTTAGCAATTTCGCCAGGTTGATAATGTTTTGTACCTTTAAAAACCATATGCTCAATAAAATGGCTAATTCCAGCCTCTCTTTCATCTTCATAAGCACTACCTGTTTTTACCCATATTTGAATAGCTACTACTTTAGCTGAATCATTCTTTTGAAATATTAATTTGAGACCAGAAGGTAAATTAAAAACCTTCATTGTTTTTAATAAAGATAATTCTGCTTGTGCAATTTTGACCATTATTACCTCCATGAAGAGAATCAAGAAGATATATTTTATTAATTTCATTGTGAGAGATTTTTAGATTTTTTAAAATGGTAATTAATTGCTTGTTTTATAAAATTTTTAGCCCATTCTTCTGTTCCCAAAGCATGTAAATGGGTATAAGCAGCGAGCACATTTTTATAGCAAAATCCATCATGTTTTCCATCAATACCATAGCCTTTTTTAACAGAAAAAGCAAAGTAACCTTTCTTTTGTGTCCATTTAAGGACGTAAGAATAGTGGAATTCATGTCCTTTCAATATATGACCTGTTTTGAAAAATGGATTTTTAGAAATTACTTCAATTATTGTATAACCATGTCCTTTAGGTTTCTTACTTACTCCTAATATTATAGGTAATATTCCTACCATAGGATAAGTTTTTTCTTGCCAAATAAGTTTTTCACTTAAATACATAAGGCCGCCACATTCAGCATAAATAGGAAGTCCTGCTTCAGCTGCTTCTTTAATAGCATGTCTTAAAGAAAGATTAGAAGAGAGCATTTCAGCATGAGTTTCTGGAAATCCACCACCTATATAAAGGGCATCTAAATCATCTGGTAATGTATCTTTAAGGGCACTAAATTCAATTATCTCTGCTCCGGCTTTTTTTAATACCTCAAGATTTTCTGGATAATAAAAATGAAAAGCTGCATCCTTAATAACACCAATTTTTATATTAATCCCTTTTATTAAAGAAGGTATATTTTTTTCTATAAAAGATAATGATGGTGTTTGATTTGCAATTTGCCAGATTGTTTCTATATCAAGATATTTTTTTACTATTTCAGCTACAGACTGTATTGCTTCTTCAGCCTTTGGATGTTCTTGAGGAGGAATAAGTCCTAAATGTCTATCTGGGAAAGTAATATTTTCAAGTCGAGGAATAGCACCAAGTATAGGCAATTTACAATATTTTTTAATACTGGCTTTAATTATGTTCTCATGTCGTGCATGTGCTAATTTATTAAGAATCACTCCTTTAATTGATACTTTAGGATCAAAATATTGACAGCCTAATACTAAAGCGGCAATTGTGCGAGTTACCTTTGTACAATCAACAATAAGAATTACTGGGGCATTAAGAAGTTTCGCTAATTCAGCTGTGCTTACTGTGCCTTCTACATCTAATCCATCAAAAAGTCCTCTATTTCCTTCAATAACAGCTATATCTGCATACTTTGTATGTAAACAGAAAGAAAAGATTATTTGTTCTTTTGTCATAAAAAAAAGATCTAAATTATAGCAAGGATGATTAGCACCTAAACTGAGCCAGCCCATATCTATATAATCTGGCCCTTTTTTAAAAGGTACCACTTTATAATTTTTTTGTTGCCATGCCCGACATAAACCTACACTTATAGCTGTTTTTCCAGTATCGCCACTAAGGCCAGCAAGTACAATTCTAGGACAGCTCATTTTTCAGGGCCAGGGACACTTAAAGTGCCACAGGTACCACTACTACATTGACGAAATTGGGTTGTGGGTCCTCCACTTTTCTCTTTTACCATACCTATTTTACTTAAAACTCTCTCAATTTTTGAAGAACCACATTCAGGACATTTCATTTCTACCATATCATCTTCTGTTTTAATTTTTAAAAGTTCAAAAATTTCTCCACATCTTAAACAGCGAAATTCATATATAGGCATAAAAACACCTCCTTTTTTCAAAATCTTACAGCGAAAATGGGCTTTGTCAATACTCATCTCCCTTTACATTGACAAGCAAGAGGAAATAAATTATATTTTAAACATGCGGGCATAACTCAGTGGTAGAGTGCGAGCTTCCCAAGCTCGTGGTCGCGGGTTCGAATCCCGTTGCCCGCTCCATAGAGAAAGGAAAGTGGGCATTTGCCCACTTTTTTATTAGGAGAGAATATGAGTTTATATACTGAAAAAGTAATTAGTATTGTAGAAAAGCTTGTTACACCCATTGTTGAAAGTGAAGGGCTTGAATTGGTGGATATAGAATTTCAGAGAGAAGGTAGAGGTTGGGTATTGAGGGTTTATATTGATAAAGCTGGAGGAGTTACATTAAATGATTGTACAATAGTAAGTCAACAATTAAGTGCTCTTTTAGATATTGAGGATCCTATTGATACAGCTTATACTTTAGAGGTATCGTCGCCTGGACTTACTCGTCCTCTTAAAAAGGAAGAAGATTATAAAAAATATGAAGGACATCTTGTACAGATAAAGACATATCAGCCAATAAATGGTCAAAAAATATTTCGAGGTACATTATTAGGGATAGAAGAAGGCATAGTAAAGGTTGAGATTAAAGGGAAAATATATGAGATTCCCCTTGATTCTATTGCAAAAGCAAATCTTGATTTTGAAATTTAAGGAGAAATTTATGGCAGCAGAACTAAAACGGATTATCGAACAAGTGACAAAGGATAAAGGTATTGAGAAGAGTTTTCTTATAAAAACAGTTGAGGAAGCTATTCGTTCAGCAGCTAGAAAAAAATATGGACATCAAGCAGATATTGAAGTGGCTTATAATGAAGAAACAGGAGAAGTAGATGTTTATCTCTTTAAAACAGTTGTAAAAGATTTAACTGATACAATGAAGGAAATTACTTTAGAAGAAGCAAGAAAATTTGATCCAGAAGTAGATATAGGTGATAGTATAGGAATAAAACTGAATACAAGTGAGTTTGGCCGAATTGCTGCTCAGGCGGCAAAACAAGTAATTTTGCAGCGGATGAAAGAGGCTGAAAGAGAGATTATTTATGAAG encodes the following:
- the cobB gene encoding hydrogenobyrinic acid a,c-diamide synthase (glutamine-hydrolyzing), which encodes MSCPRIVLAGLSGDTGKTAISVGLCRAWQQKNYKVVPFKKGPDYIDMGWLSLGANHPCYNLDLFFMTKEQIIFSFCLHTKYADIAVIEGNRGLFDGLDVEGTVSTAELAKLLNAPVILIVDCTKVTRTIAALVLGCQYFDPKVSIKGVILNKLAHARHENIIKASIKKYCKLPILGAIPRLENITFPDRHLGLIPPQEHPKAEEAIQSVAEIVKKYLDIETIWQIANQTPSLSFIEKNIPSLIKGINIKIGVIKDAAFHFYYPENLEVLKKAGAEIIEFSALKDTLPDDLDALYIGGGFPETHAEMLSSNLSLRHAIKEAAEAGLPIYAECGGLMYLSEKLIWQEKTYPMVGILPIILGVSKKPKGHGYTIIEVISKNPFFKTGHILKGHEFHYSYVLKWTQKKGYFAFSVKKGYGIDGKHDGFCYKNVLAAYTHLHALGTEEWAKNFIKQAINYHFKKSKNLSQ
- a CDS encoding zinc ribbon domain-containing protein, producing the protein MPIYEFRCLRCGEIFELLKIKTEDDMVEMKCPECGSSKIERVLSKIGMVKEKSGGPTTQFRQCSSGTCGTLSVPGPEK
- the rimP gene encoding ribosome maturation factor RimP; the protein is MSLYTEKVISIVEKLVTPIVESEGLELVDIEFQREGRGWVLRVYIDKAGGVTLNDCTIVSQQLSALLDIEDPIDTAYTLEVSSPGLTRPLKKEEDYKKYEGHLVQIKTYQPINGQKIFRGTLLGIEEGIVKVEIKGKIYEIPLDSIAKANLDFEI